In the genome of Ptychodera flava strain L36383 chromosome 13, AS_Pfla_20210202, whole genome shotgun sequence, one region contains:
- the LOC139148696 gene encoding methyltransferase-like protein 27: protein MADLERSSLATAAADLIGHVGTSMSTNDVKDYYDKLSSSYDQILGNYYCGSQDAANALAEIVTDKAAFILDCGCGTGQTGELLHKRGYVNIHGVDMSEKSLQVARDKGAYVNLMAAKMGPEPLEGVKQDSYDAVVSSGCFIGVGHLDDSVLTEWTRIVKPGGHIVIVNRSTHVATQLLEGTTFKQLIASEKLELIYKRSCDYYVPGNKKQEWGSGFAYLLKVMP, encoded by the exons atggcAGATCTTGAACGTTCCAGTTTGGCAACTGCGGCGGCCGATCTAATCGGCCACGTCGGCACCAGCATGAGCACAAACGACGTGAAAGACTATTACGACAAGTTATCGAGCAGCTACGATCAG ATACTGGGCAACTACTACTGTGGATCACAAGATGCCGCTAACGCTTTAGCGGAAATCGTCACAGACAAGGCTGCATTCATTCTTGACTGTGGCTGTGGTACTGGACAGACTGGAGAACTG CTCCATAAACGAGGATATGTCAACATCCATGGCGTTGATATGTCAGAAAAGAGCCTTCAGGTTGCACGTGACAAGGGGGCATACGTAAACTTGATGGCCGCTAAGATGGGACCTGAGCCACTAGAGGGCGTCAAACAAG ATAGTTACGACGCTGTTGTGAGCAGCGGTTGCTTCATTGGTGTGGGTCACTTGGACGATAGTGTTCTAACAGAATGGACAAGGATAGTCAAACCAG GCGGCCACATTGTCATCGTTAATCGGTCGACACACGTAGCCACACAGCTCTTGGAGGGTACCACTTTCAAACAGCTGATCGCATCCGAGAAGTTAGAGCTTATCTACAAACGCAGCTGTGATTATTACGTTCCGGGTAACAAAAAGCAGGAATGGGGCAGTGGTTTTGCTTATCTGCTGAAAGTAATGCCGTAA